The genome window ACTTCTGATGGCTAGTAGATCAGTTAAGTCTAATCATGGTTTGATTTGATGGAGAATGCATTGTCTTTACAATCTAAAACCCATTGATCCACATGCTCATCTACAATGGTAGAAGCGCATGGGCTCCAGCAAGGGTTTCCAATGTACTTTTGCACGTGTTGGAAAGCAGTCACAAAGACGGTTTAGCTGAATGTCTtcactttttacttttttattgatattattaCTTTTACTATTAATAACTTAACATTTCTAAAGCTCTGCTGTATAACTTTTCCACTTCTCGTTTTTACTTTTCTTCCAATAGTATTGAAGTTATTAAATGTCTCGATTCAAAATAGTATATCAATGACTTGGATCAACCTAGGGAATCTCTCAAATTGAATTTACcaattaattatattttattattataaatactgCAAATATTTAGTAAAGGGAAAACCAAATGTGTTTTAATTTGATTAGAATCATAGCAAATACAATACATCCCACTACTACATGGATTATAGACATAGTGGCTAATTGCTTGTAGTTCTTTTCATCTGTGCAAAGTAACATTATCTCTCTTAAAGAAGATCAAAATGAGTTTGGCATATCCAGGGGTGAGATGGCTAACTGGGTTTCCTGTTGTTGTCTAGTGGTTTGGGAACCTGGTCACCATGGAGTGGTGGAACGATCTGTGGCTCAACGAGGGCTTCGCCAAGTTCATGGAGTTTGTCTCGGTGGACATCACCTACCCCGAGCTTCAAGTGGTGAGAGCTCCGGAGGCGTGTGGTACTCAACCCTTCTACACACCTGGCACCTTCTCTACACTTGGCTCCTTCTCTTCACCTGGTACTTgttggcagtagctcaggaggtagagcaagtttactggtaaccggaaggttgctagttcgatccccgactCCTCCTAGTTGAGTAtcgaggtgtctctgagcatggaacctcaccctgactactcctgtcgagctggctgtcgccctgcatggttgaaTCCGCCGTCAATGTGTGAATGattggttgtaagtcgctttggataaaagtgtcagcaaaatcccctcaaTGTAAATCCCCTAAAAGCATGGCTTGAAAACTAAATTATTTTCCAACCTTCTATAAACCTGCCACACTAGGTGcatttccatccccctgattttatgcgaactttgaagtatcgaatcagtaaacggtgatggaaacaccaacatttgcataaaaatcctctaattcgcaaaaaggtttatccgctcgcttaaggtggttttgagaaatgcgaaaaatgggagatggaaacacacttttcgaaacagctgtgacgtagcgaacttttaacacacaggactgacaatctttccgatttccgcataacgaccggccatagcaaccctgccgacatcaacgtgtaacgtcatcaccctattccgctccaaccacttgatggaaacgcaccaaattccaattacttttttgcgaactttctaaagattcgcatcaccttttagatggaaacgcagctactgTCATCAGGCGGGAAACTAATTTCACTTCCCTAACCCTACACCTTTCTGACCTCTTCATTGACTTGTCCCTCCTCCCATAGGATGACTTCTTTCTGGACAAATGCTTCAATGCCATGGAGGTCgactctctcacctcctcccatcCCGTCTCCACCCCGGTGGAAACCCCCTCCCAGATCCGGGAGATGTTTGATGACGTCTCGTACAGCAAGGTGCCGTCCTTTTTTAACCCTTATCCCGGTGGAACACATTGAAGGCGTCTCAAGGGCGACCAGGCCGAGAGGGCGGCACAGCATGGGGGGAATTAACAACATACAACAGAATGAACCACATTTATAAAGCACAACATACAACAGAATGTACCACATTTATAAAGCACAACATACAACAGAATGAACCACATTTATAAAACACAACATACAACAGAATGTACCACATTTATAAAGCACAACATACAACAGAATGTACCACATTCATaaagcacaacacacaacagaatGTACCACATTTATAAAGCACAACATACAACAGAATGTACCACATTtataaaacacaaaatacaacaGAATGTACCACATTTATATAGCGGAATATATAACGCAATGTAAAACATTAATATAACAGACCATACACCACAATGTACAACATTCatataaaaacatacaacaGAATGTACAACATTTATAAAACAACGTACAACAGAATGTACCACATTTACAGAACAACAGAATGTACAACATTTCAGAACAAACAACAGAATGTTCTCCCATTTGGTTACCCGTCTCCCCAGATTAGGACTAGGAAGGTGAGACACCAGAATATCGGAATATAGAATTAAGGGATCACATTTTCTAATTACGACACCGGAACGGGaggtctgtgtatgtctgtccattatgtgtctgtgtgggtgtgttcatgatgtgtctgtgtgtgtgtgttcatgatgtgtccgtgtttgtgtgttcatgatgtgtccgtgtttgtgtgttcatgatgtgtccgtgtttgtgtgttcatgatgtgtccgtgtgtgtgtgttcatgaggtgtccgtgcgtgtgttcatgatgtgtccgtgtgtgtgtgttcatggtgtctgtgtgtgtgtgttcatggtgtccgtgtgtgtgtgttgatgatgtgtctgtgtgtgtgtgttcatgatgtgtctgtgtgtgtgtgttcatggtgtccgtgtgtgtgtgttgatgatgtgtctgtgtgtgtgtgttcatgaggtgtccgtgcgtgtgttcatgatgtgtccgtgtgtgtgtgttcatggtgtccgtgtgtgtgtgttcatgatgtgtccgtgtgtgtgtgttcatggtgtctgtgtgtgtgtgttcatgatgtgtccgtgtttgtgtgttcatgatgtgtctgtgtgtgtgtgttcatgatgtgtccgtgtgtgtgtgttcatgatgtgtctgtgtgtgtgtgttcatgatgtgtccgtgtgtgtgtgttcatggtgtccgtgtgtgtgtgttcatggtgtccgtgtgtgtgtgttcatgatgtgtctgtgtgtgtgtgttcatggtgtccgtgtgtgtgtgttcatgatgtgtctgtgtgtgtgtgttcatggtgtccgtgtttgtgtgtgtgtgttcatgatgtgtccgtgtgtgtgtgttcatgatgtgtctgtgtgtgtgtgttcatggtgtccgtgtttgtgtgttcatgatgtgtctgtgtgtgtgtgttcatgatgtgtccgtgtgtgtgtgttcatggtgtctgtgtgtgtgtgtgttcatggtgtgtctgtgtgtgtgtgtgtgttagggatcgaccgataccgatttttttagggccgatacgataccgatattttttcctcagccttagccgatacgccgatacgccgataccgattttcttgagccgattttttatttatttattttttttttttaaggaacatttattgaacttcaatataaaaaacaatatttaacaaatagtaaaaacaggtgaagtagaacaagtaagaacaagtagatgaacaatatttaacaaatattaaaaacaggtgaggtagaacaagtaaaaaaaaaaaataataataataatctgcgaaaatcagccgcgtatcggccgataccgatacacgtaaaaaccgcgaatatcggccgataatatcggccgaccgatatatcggttgatccctagtgtgtgttcatggtgtgtctgtgtgtgtgtgttcatgatgtgtctgtgtgtgtgaacgcagGGGGCCTGCATCCTGAACATGCTGAGGGACTTCCTGACCCCAGAGGCCTTCAATGAGGGCATCATCCGCTACCTCCGTCGCTACAGCTACCAGAACACCGTCAACAGCCACCTCTGGCAGAGCCTCTCCAACGTGAGTAGGCGTCCCCACCGTCCTCATGTGCTTCCAATTATTATTTTGTCCTCTGTTCGTACTCTCAAACAAATATCATGATCGAACTACAGTTtatacttcttttttttatgatgaTCAATCAAATGAGAATTCTGTGAGGCTTTCTTTGTTTTACATTGTaagtagggctgtcaagcgattaaaatatttaatcgcgattaatcacattaatgtcatagctaactcacgattaatcgcgattaatcgcaaatcttttttctatgctaaatatcccttgatttctttggcccattaattgttctcattttaatgctcttatcaacatgagtgcatcggcttgccttgttgGCAATTggcattggcatatactgatcaaagcaGGAAGATAcgaaaaaaaagcctatagtgcaattaaacgatgaacacacaaacatactgccttgaacatagcagtcaggctactgcttctttgctttgaaaaaaaatgtaaatatgaatttgcgttaatcgcgcgataacaaaaatgaacgccgttaaaattggtttgcgttaacgccgttaataatgcGTTTAACTGACAACCCTAATTGTAAGGCAACAGGATTTCTGGAAGTAGAGGTCAATGGTTGCTAAAACAAGGTGTCCTAGTGTGGTTACATGCGAGTCAAGGAGTTGTGTCCACCCCGAACAGGTGTGTAAGTCCGACCAGTTTGAGGTGGGCGGAGTCCAGCAGAAGGCCTTCTGCTCCGAGGGGAAGCTGCGACCCGAGGGCTTTGTAAGTACCGACGTACCTCAATTCTCTGACAACTTTAGCAGCCAGGGAAGTAGAGCGCATGCCCCCCCATGCTGGGAATACCCATGATCCTCTGCTGAATACGCCTCAAGATCTACGGCACTTCCTGTTTTCTCGTTTGTCTGCTTTGATGCTATAAACAGCAGGAATTTGATTGGCCGGGATTTTGAATATCGTGGAATGACCCTGTGTTTGAGTACTGACAGGGACGGTGGCAAAATGTTACAGAACTTTCCCTTGTACAACAAATTTCCGGCAGGCTTTGCATTGTGTGACTTCttgaatataaaatattttagaatataataaaaaaaagaaacatgggATTTTACTATAGAATTGTAATGattgtggttgtgtatgtgtgtgtacgtgtttgtgtagaAATGGTACACAGACGACGAGCTGGATGTGGGCACCATCATGGACACCTGGACGCTGCAGGAGGGCTTCCCATTGGTCACGGTGGAGGTGAAAGGTCGCGAGGTCAGGCTCCATCAGGAACGCTACCTCAAGAAGGACGGTCCCGCCCTCAGCGACGGGTAAAGACTACAGAGCTTACCCAGAGAACCCCTGTTCGGGCAGGGCCATTATGTCCAATAAAAACGTGCAGGTTGTTCAGAGAGACGATCCTCCGGTTTTTCCAGTCAACAAAGGTGTAATTAATGAGTAGGGGTCCAACATCGATCAATCGATGAAAATGATTCTAATCTAATTAGATATTTGGCTAATTGAGGACATTGTTATGTGTATTCTCCTACCTTTACTTCATGGTGTGTTAAAAGAGATGATTCTTACTGTCAGGGTCACCAATGTCCTCATCAGCATTAATACTGTGCGTCGATAGGTTCCTGTGGAAGATCCCGTTGACCTACAAAACCAGCCACTCAAACACCATTCAACGCTTTCTGCTGGAGAACAAAACTGGTGAGAACCCTGTAACTTTTGAGGTCAATGCCCAACCCATTTCATATTTAGCCACCAAACCGAGTCTGATACAgagtttaaaggcacccagtgcaactttcgaggcttaaaaataaacattcaatttctagtcttttttacacgtagtaagtttcaataactccataccattacataccgacattcaagcagcaaagatgagacgtcgttgtgtggtgagaactgatagaaaatcgataacaacaacaatgccgccattttctttattttttgtaacctacaataaataaagcaggcttccagtcaatggaaaaatggcttctccccaccggcgattgttgttgtttacgattttctatcagttctcaccacacaacgacgtctcatctttgctccttgaatgtcgatatgtaatggtatggagttattgaaacttactacgtgtaaaaaagactagaaattgaatgtttatttttcattgaatgtttacataaagttgcactgggtgcctttaagtacTCAACTTAATTTATCAAATTAATGAATTATTGTTATCTTAGAAACACATTTAACCACCACAACGAAGAAAACTAATAAGGTTAACTGATCTCTGATCCATATAAGGTGATATGGATGTCGGGGTGTGCATTATGTTTAGTAAACACAAACTGTGACTTTAGGCTGTGAAATACATTTATTCAGACCTATGCTTTTAGGGGTGACTATGTTTCCCAGATTCAAACTTACTTGATTTGGGCCACTAATATTGGGTTCATGACACCCAGTTTTTCATTATGCGCATTTAATTAGATACAATAAAAGTATACAGTAAAAAGAGGTCAAAaaacagaattattattattatttattggcTACATTTCAAATCAAAATGGCCAATGGATCAGGACCCGATAAGGGACCACTGACCGAGAACCACTGGTACATGGGCCCAACAATGGCTTCAGTCACGCTGACCCAATGGTTTCATGTCTGAGTGGGTCCAACGTGTACCTGTCCCTGCAGACGTCCtgtacctggaggaggaggtggactggGTCAAGTTCAACGTGGACATGAGCGGCTACTACATGGTGCACTACCAGGGGCAGGGCTGGAGCGGCCTGACCCGCCTGCTGCAGACCAACCACACGGCCCTGAGCAGCAGCGACCGCGCCAGCCTCATCAACAATGTCTTCCAGCTGGTCAGGTCAGGGCTCCCCTTTTAATCGCATTTACACttccatttagggcatttagcagacgctttaatccaaataAATGTACAAAGGTTCATTCACACACGTTTACTCACTGACGGTGGTGTCATCCACACAAGGCCACAGACATCTCGTTAGGTCTCTTGCTtggggacacctcgaccctcaGATAGGAGGGGCCGGTGGTCAAACTAGCATCATTCCGGTTACAAGACAACCTGCTCTAGATCCTAAACTAAGCCAAACTGGGATGGCAacagattattatttattaatagatTATCTGCTATAATAATTGCTATGTGGTCCCTCTCGCAAATGAGATGCCTCTCTGTGAGGCAAAGTTGGTTAAAGGTGATGTTACCAtcctatgtgtgcgtgtgtgtgtgtgtcccagtgtcGGCAAGGTGCCGCTGGACACGGCCCTGGAGCTGTCCTTGTACCTGTCCCGGGAGATGGAGACCCTGGCGGTCACCCAGGGCCTCAGCGAGCTGGTGCCCATCTACAAGCTGATGGAGAAGAGGGACATGAAGACGCTGGAGAACCAGATGAAGGTTCGCCTGACGCCAACCGCGTATAAGCCCCCACACATGTCCCCCAAAAGTTCCTATTCGTATTGTTTGCTGTAGGGGGGTACTgtataaacggtatagaaagtacactggtgtgaatttgcgctacagtatggattttgacgttacccggagaccggtgtgaccggtagTAAGTAACACCTTAATACAGTAACGTAgatactttttcatgtaaaaagtaaagttacgcGCAACTCctgaaaatatggtaacgaaacGTAGTTCCTTCTTCAATTCGgcgcaacgttacttttcccaggtcCAGATTTATATgcgatactgccttctcaggcagtatgctattgcgcaagcttGCAGGCATGCTTGCTACGCGCCtgtgtgcttgcgcaatagtatggagttagaatcatgccaaaatcccgcacacacgcaaaacgtgttttgctcacgcataacgattcacacgcacacaaaacgtgttttactcacgcacaatgattcacacacacgctcagtgtggtttgcaaatacaaaacatcattcagaaactaatgcattttgcttcagaaacatatacagtatgttttacacaaagtacaaaaaaaaatccttcaagtaaacaaaacaattctacaagtacggaacacgaaagctgcgcgtggatcggaatgcatttgcgcacggatcggaatgcatttgagcacggatcagcaaggcggaaaattagtgccaaaagtcacgtgacaaacaaatgtcctgtggtTCACACTACATAACAACAGGTGGCGTTGttcctgccaaaccgcacggattccgtatggtttccgtgcggtttagcacttttaccgcgccattctagggccagttagtggctttcttggctttccatagaatccacacacggttgaccggcatcaaataaagattttggggagaaaaaaagatcgtcctggcggccttaaactgactcaacagcgccacctgctgttgtgtggtgtgaatcacaggacatttgtcacgtgacttttagcactaattttccgccttgctgatccgtgcgcaaatgcattccgatccgtgcgcaaatgcattccgatccacgcgcagctttcgtgttccgtacttgtagaattgttttgtgtacttgaaggatttttttttgtactttgtgtaaaacatactgtatttgtttctgaagcaaaatgcattagtttgtgaatgatgtttttgcaaaccacactgagcgtgtgtgtgaatcattgtgcgtgagtaaaacacgttttgtgtgcgtgtgaatcgttatgcgtgagcaaaacacgttttgcgtgtgtgcttcTAACAATGGCTTCAGTTAAAGTGGGTGAAATGCGTTCCTCTCAGGGCTACATCGTGGAGCTGTTACAGACCCTCATCGACCAGCAGACGTGGAGCGACTCCGGGTCGGTCTCTGAGAGGGTGCTGAGGAGCTACCTGCTGCTGTTCGCCTGCGTGCGCAACCATGCGCCCTGCGTGGAAAAGGCCAGTAGGCTCTTCCACAGCTGGAAGGCCCTGGACGGCAACATGAGGTCAGTCTCCCTTTACCTGGTCTCCAACCCTGAACCCCTCTCTTTGGTCCCGATGTAAGAGATATCTGGAGGGTAATCTGTAAGAAAGGTCCACCCGTTACTTATTAGTGAGGGAAATGAGTTTGTGAGAATGTCTGTTCTGATCAACTTTGCACCTGCCACTGTATGAGAACATTTTGATTTAAGACCACTCCAGACTCTTTCTGACCCATCATGGCACCTCTTCTAGGCTTGGGCTGTCGTTTTCTTTCAGACCTTCCTgaatgtgtattgtgtgtggatgatggttTAAGCCGCCGCACCTGGCCGAGTCTGTTGCACACCTGTTTCACATTGAgtcatcagtgtgcacaggttaaaccaggcatcaccacacacactcaacatggCAACATGGCGCATTAGGCCATTATATAAAAACTCCTTCCGTAAAATGGCTTTAAATATCACCACCCTGCGTcctttgtctggaggagcccagtcaGGTCCCCTAGGTGGCGTCACGTGTAGCATTGGACATGGATGGATAGTtgaacctgtgcacactgagcAACAGTGCAGAGTAgactcacccagccccagagtccaatcagtctgactcgggccaggtgaggctgcttagaGCAACCACCTCATCCACACAGACTGCCACAGCCACATACTTTTGTAGCCTGCTCAACCCGAATGTGAGTGCCCTTCTAGGTTAAACAGCAGTTGGCGCCCTCTAAGGGAAACTCTGTGGTACCGTGGGAGTTCTCAGCAGAACATCCACCCGTGTGAAAATGGACACACCGTTGCAACTATTATATTGCTAATAATAGCTGCATATTATTGTATCTTatgattaaatatttaaaaaaattatgtttttgaaTCTCTGCAGGGTCAGGAATGAATGAACAGTcttgttaatgtttgtcttcTGCTCAACCTTAGTCCCTGCAGGATGTCAAGGTCTTCTATGTTCATCCCTCTCCAGTCTCCCCAGTGACATCAGCCTCTGCGTGTTTGCTATTGGAGCCCGCACTCCAGAGGGGTGGGACTTCCTGTATGAGATGTACGGCCGTTCCCCGGACACGTCAGTCAAGAGCCGCATAAAGACGGCGCTCTCCATCAGCCCCCTGACGGACAAACTCCACATGTGGGTCCGCGTTATAGACGGTTGGATGTGCAGTACAACACCGTTCTGGGCAATTCAGTTGTCTTCTTCCTTCCATTGCCTTTCAATTTCTTTGAGCTCTCACTCatgcttttgttttctctctctctctctctctctctctctctctctctctctctctctctctctctctctctctctctctctctctctctctctctctctctcagactgcTGGAGGAGAGCTTTCGTGGGGAGGTTCTGAAGACCCAGGATCTTCCCCATGTGGTGATCGCTGTTAGCAAGAACCCCCATGGCTACAAGCTAGCATGGGACTTCCTCCGGGCAAACTGGCCGGCCCTGATCAAGAAGTCAGTCTGCCTCTCGTCTCATGTCATTCCCATGTGTTAGAAAGGGTTGACCTTGGCATGGTGGCTCAATGGTTGGCACAAATCACATCTCTGCAATAATGACCGGGGTTCGAACCCAACTGGGATCTGACTGGGGTTTTTCTGTGTGGATATTATCAGTTCACATACCGAAAATCGTTGCTTTTTCAAAGTGCAGGGCCCATAGTTCAGACCTCTCAGAAAGACGGTCCATCTCAATGGGTAATCCTTCAACACAGTTGACCTGTATAATATACTTATATTTGGCTGGATGCACAAAACATTGGCTTTTAGCATCGGGCTGTTCAATGCACTGGCATATTTTTGACGACTTCTTAAACATCAAAATGTTGAAAACAGTTATATATTAATGAGATAATAATCATATTAACTCATAACCCTGCTGCCACCATCAGTGTTAACTAGCTTCTAAAAGAGGAAGTTGATGTTATGTTATTAACACTTTCCATCACTGATCTACAGATGAGTGATTATATTCAAAAGGTTTTAATACTGTGATTCTTGCAGTAAATTACTTAATACATTTGCTTTTGAAATTAATTTTTTGAAATtaattttaagtgtgtgtgtgtgtgtgtgtgtgtgtgtgtgtgtgtgtgtgtgtgtgtgtgtgtgtgtgtgtgtgtgtgtgtgtgtgtgtgtgtgtgtgtgtgtgtgtgtgtgtgtgtgtgtgtgttgtctgtgaagGTTTGGGGAGGGCTCAAGCTCCATAGCCCGCATGGTGACTGGAGTAACGGACCAGTACTCCACCCCACACATGCTGAAAGAGGTGagaacacacacggacgcatGCACCAAATTCTAAGTAGCAATTCTAAGATTTCAATGTTTGTCAGAATTCACATTTATCAAGGTTAATCCTTTTAAATCATTAGCATGGACTCATCTGCACGCTGCAATTGTTGTTTCCTTCTTCACACTTATTTCTTCAGGTTCAGGAGTTCTTTGGCTCCCTGACCAAGGAGATGGGCTCAGAGCTGAGGTGCATTCAGCAGACGTACGAGACCATTGAGTTGAATATCCGATGGGTGGACAAACACCTGCCCCTGCTGCAGGCCTGGCTGGACAAACACACGAGCAGAGGGAACACGCAACATACTCGACACGAGGACCTTTAGGTCCACCCGTTAACACTGGCAATGGAAGTGGGTTGCCCACTGTAAAGACTACTGTCTAAATAGACTTTCCCAAAACATCCAACACTTGTTGTCCGGCTTAATGAACCATTTACGAAGGTGTACCACGTGGGACCGTCTGAGTTCCACCTTTTTCTTGTAAATAGACATTTTTTTGAGGTCATTGCCCTATTGACTCAAttctattttattctattttcttaaatggaaaataaatagaaatctGGTTTCACATCTATTTGAGGTCACTGCCCTATTGACTCTATTCTATTCTGTTCAATTTTTGTAAAAGGAAAAAATATAGAAAGTTGGTTTCACAAATATTCGTGGTCATTGCCCTATTGACTCTATTCCCTGCAAATTTGTTTGGTTTGTTCCGTTTTTCTATTTGAATTAAATGGCCACATGGG of Gadus macrocephalus chromosome 11, ASM3116895v1 contains these proteins:
- the LOC132467882 gene encoding endoplasmic reticulum aminopeptidase 1-like is translated as MLAVPLLVLLLLEASVPSLAAQLPGSDAAGTPPPADQAFPWERMRLPQTVVPLHYNLTVHPDMNTLRFTGVVHIELEVLENTTTIVLHSSELLISKVTLLVPGGPPTPLRLLEHPASEQLALLSDRVLYQGGTYDVLLEFSANLSDNYHGFYKSSYRASSGEIRYVASTQFEATSARAAFPCFDEPAFKANFTIQIVREPRHIAISNMPKINTVELAGGLLKDYFDTSVRMSTYLVAFIVSDFLSVSKTTQHGVKISVYASPEKIHQTSFALDTAVKLLDFYDDFFDIPYPLPKQDLVAIPDFQSGAMENWGLTTYREAGLLFQPKSSASDKLGITMVIAHELAHQWFGNLVTMEWWNDLWLNEGFAKFMEFVSVDITYPELQVDDFFLDKCFNAMEVDSLTSSHPVSTPVETPSQIREMFDDVSYSKGACILNMLRDFLTPEAFNEGIIRYLRRYSYQNTVNSHLWQSLSNVCKSDQFEVGGVQQKAFCSEGKLRPEGFKWYTDDELDVGTIMDTWTLQEGFPLVTVEVKGREVRLHQERYLKKDGPALSDGFLWKIPLTYKTSHSNTIQRFLLENKTDVLYLEEEVDWVKFNVDMSGYYMVHYQGQGWSGLTRLLQTNHTALSSSDRASLINNVFQLVSVGKVPLDTALELSLYLSREMETLAVTQGLSELVPIYKLMEKRDMKTLENQMKGYIVELLQTLIDQQTWSDSGSVSERVLRSYLLLFACVRNHAPCVEKASRLFHSWKALDGNMSLPSDISLCVFAIGARTPEGWDFLYEMYGRSPDTSVKSRIKTALSISPLTDKLHILLEESFRGEVLKTQDLPHVVIAVSKNPHGYKLAWDFLRANWPALIKKFGEGSSSIARMVTGVTDQYSTPHMLKEVQEFFGSLTKEMGSELRCIQQTYETIELNIRWVDKHLPLLQAWLDKHTSRGNTQHTRHEDL